Proteins from a genomic interval of Xylocopa sonorina isolate GNS202 chromosome 6, iyXylSono1_principal, whole genome shotgun sequence:
- the Pak gene encoding serine/threonine-protein kinase PAK 3-like protein isoform X2, whose protein sequence is MSDEEDKPPAPPVRLTSNRGESAPNLPVDMRPLPKEPDSDERKKKTLKSKMKVKENKDKPNISYPTNFEHTVHVGFDAVTGEFTGMPEAWARLLMSSNISKQEQKKNPQAVLDVLNWYDSSSKETKGSKYMTTTKMVGVVAPIERASSPRSMGISVGAGVGSIRGQAMSQASGSSHSQHSLSSSSPSSTPTDACATSSEQEDEPPPPPISVRPERTKSIYTKPIEEEPPPPLTTTLGSPQRNGTPQQPHQSQLDRNKNQATPTSTTTDQTRPAQSDKARKKKMSDDEILEKLRTIVSVGDPNRKYTKMEKIGQGASGTVYTAIETSTGMEVAIKQMNLSQQPKKELIINEILVMRENKHPNVVNYLDSYLVGEELWVVMEYLPGGSLTDVVTETCMDEGQIAAVCREVLQALEFLHCNQVIHRDIKSDNILLGLDGGVKLTDFGFCAQISPEQSKRTTMVGTPYWMAPEVVTRKQYGPKVDIWSLGIMAIEMIEGEPPYLNENPLRALYLIATNGKPEIKEKDKLSGIFQDFLDQCLEVEVEKRSAASELLKHPFLKLARPLASLTPLIMAAKEAAKGN, encoded by the exons ATGTCAGACGAAGAGGACAAACCCCCGGCGCCTCCTGTACGACTTACGTCGAATAG AGGTGAATCTGCACCTAATTTACCTGTGGACATGCGTCCACTACCTAAAGAACCTGACTCTGATGAGCGTAAGAAAAAAACCCTTAAAAGCAAAATGAAGGTAAAAGAGAACAAGGATAAACCTAACATCAGTTATCCCACCAATTTTGAACATACTGTGCATGTTGGATTTGATGCTGTTACTGGTGAATTTACG GGGATGCCAGAAGCATGGGCAAGGTTGCTTATGTCTAGTAATATCAGTAAACAAGAGCAGAAGAAAAATCCACAGGCCGTATTAGATGTTTTAAATTGGTACGACAGTAGCAGTAAAGAAACAAAAGGTTCCAAATACATGACAACTACAAAAATGGTTGGAGTAGTTG CTCCAATCGAAAGAGCAAGTAGTCCTAGAAGCATGGGTATAAGTGTTGGAGCAGGAGTAGGAAGCATTCGTGGTCAAGCAATGTCTCAAGCTTCTGGAAGTTCTCATTCTCAGCATTCACTCAGCAG CAGTAGCCCAAGTAGTACACCAACGGACGCTTGTGCGACTAGTTCCGAACAAGAGGATGAACCTCCGCCACCACCAATTTCCGTAAGACCCGAACGTACGAAATCCATT TatacgaagccaatagaagaaGAACCACCGCCACCATTAACCACTACATTAGGATCACCTCAACGAAATGGTACACCACAACAACCGCACCAGTCACAATTGGATAGAAACAAAAATCAAGCGACGCCCACGTCAACGACAACTGATCAAACGAGACCAGCACAAAGTGACAAGGctagaaagaaaaaaatgtcAGACGacgaaatattagaaaaattaagAACAATCGTAAGCGTAGGTGATCCAAATAGGAAATATACGAAAATGGAAAAAATAGGTCAAGG tgCTTCGGGAACAGTATATACAGCAATCGAAACATCAACAGGAATGGAAGTTGCTATAAAACAGATGAATCTTTCGCAACAGCCAAAGAAGGAGCTAAtaataaacgagatattggTCATGCGGGAGAACAAACATCCGAATGTTGTAAATTACTTGGATAGTTACCTCGTAGGGGAAGAATTATGGGTAGTTATGGAATATTTGCCTGGTGGTAGTCTGACAGATGTTGTAACTGAGACTTGTATGGACGAGGGTCAAATAGCAGCAGTGTGTAGAGAAGTCCTACAAGCATTGGAGTTCCTTCATTGTAATCAAGTTATACACAGGGATATTAAGTCTGACAATATCCTACTCGGACTAGACGGTGGTGTGAAATTAACAGATTTTGGATTTTGCGCGCAAATCTCACCAGAACAGAGCAAACGGACTACGATGGTTGGTACACCATATTGGATGGCGCCAGAAGTAGTTACAAGAAAACAGTATGGCCCAAAG GTTGATATCTGGTCGTTGGGTATAATGGCTATTGAAATGATAGAAGGGGAACCGCCGTATTTAAACGAGAATCCCTTAAGAGCGCTATATTTAATCGCAACAAACGGAAAGCCTGAAATTAAAGAAAAGGATAAATTATCAGGAATTTTTCAAGATTTCCTAGATCAATGTTTAGAAGTTGAAGTGGAAAAACGATCTGCGGCTTCGGAATTACTCAAG CATCCTTTTCTGAAACTAGCAAGGCCACTTGCTTCCTTAACGCCTTTGATAATGGCAGCAAAGGAGGCTGCTAAAGGTAATTAG
- the Pak gene encoding serine/threonine-protein kinase PAK 3-like protein isoform X1, with the protein MSDEEDKPPAPPVRLTSNRGESAPNLPVDMRPLPKEPDSDERKKKTLKSKMKVKENKDKPNISYPTNFEHTVHVGFDAVTGEFTGMPEAWARLLMSSNISKQEQKKNPQAVLDVLNWYDSSSKETKGSKYMTTTKMVGVVAPIERASSPRSMGISVGAGVGSIRGQAMSQASGSSHSQHSLSRVSSSSPSSTPTDACATSSEQEDEPPPPPISVRPERTKSIYTKPIEEEPPPPLTTTLGSPQRNGTPQQPHQSQLDRNKNQATPTSTTTDQTRPAQSDKARKKKMSDDEILEKLRTIVSVGDPNRKYTKMEKIGQGASGTVYTAIETSTGMEVAIKQMNLSQQPKKELIINEILVMRENKHPNVVNYLDSYLVGEELWVVMEYLPGGSLTDVVTETCMDEGQIAAVCREVLQALEFLHCNQVIHRDIKSDNILLGLDGGVKLTDFGFCAQISPEQSKRTTMVGTPYWMAPEVVTRKQYGPKVDIWSLGIMAIEMIEGEPPYLNENPLRALYLIATNGKPEIKEKDKLSGIFQDFLDQCLEVEVEKRSAASELLKHPFLKLARPLASLTPLIMAAKEAAKGN; encoded by the exons ATGTCAGACGAAGAGGACAAACCCCCGGCGCCTCCTGTACGACTTACGTCGAATAG AGGTGAATCTGCACCTAATTTACCTGTGGACATGCGTCCACTACCTAAAGAACCTGACTCTGATGAGCGTAAGAAAAAAACCCTTAAAAGCAAAATGAAGGTAAAAGAGAACAAGGATAAACCTAACATCAGTTATCCCACCAATTTTGAACATACTGTGCATGTTGGATTTGATGCTGTTACTGGTGAATTTACG GGGATGCCAGAAGCATGGGCAAGGTTGCTTATGTCTAGTAATATCAGTAAACAAGAGCAGAAGAAAAATCCACAGGCCGTATTAGATGTTTTAAATTGGTACGACAGTAGCAGTAAAGAAACAAAAGGTTCCAAATACATGACAACTACAAAAATGGTTGGAGTAGTTG CTCCAATCGAAAGAGCAAGTAGTCCTAGAAGCATGGGTATAAGTGTTGGAGCAGGAGTAGGAAGCATTCGTGGTCAAGCAATGTCTCAAGCTTCTGGAAGTTCTCATTCTCAGCATTCACTCAGCAG AGTAAGCAGCAGTAGCCCAAGTAGTACACCAACGGACGCTTGTGCGACTAGTTCCGAACAAGAGGATGAACCTCCGCCACCACCAATTTCCGTAAGACCCGAACGTACGAAATCCATT TatacgaagccaatagaagaaGAACCACCGCCACCATTAACCACTACATTAGGATCACCTCAACGAAATGGTACACCACAACAACCGCACCAGTCACAATTGGATAGAAACAAAAATCAAGCGACGCCCACGTCAACGACAACTGATCAAACGAGACCAGCACAAAGTGACAAGGctagaaagaaaaaaatgtcAGACGacgaaatattagaaaaattaagAACAATCGTAAGCGTAGGTGATCCAAATAGGAAATATACGAAAATGGAAAAAATAGGTCAAGG tgCTTCGGGAACAGTATATACAGCAATCGAAACATCAACAGGAATGGAAGTTGCTATAAAACAGATGAATCTTTCGCAACAGCCAAAGAAGGAGCTAAtaataaacgagatattggTCATGCGGGAGAACAAACATCCGAATGTTGTAAATTACTTGGATAGTTACCTCGTAGGGGAAGAATTATGGGTAGTTATGGAATATTTGCCTGGTGGTAGTCTGACAGATGTTGTAACTGAGACTTGTATGGACGAGGGTCAAATAGCAGCAGTGTGTAGAGAAGTCCTACAAGCATTGGAGTTCCTTCATTGTAATCAAGTTATACACAGGGATATTAAGTCTGACAATATCCTACTCGGACTAGACGGTGGTGTGAAATTAACAGATTTTGGATTTTGCGCGCAAATCTCACCAGAACAGAGCAAACGGACTACGATGGTTGGTACACCATATTGGATGGCGCCAGAAGTAGTTACAAGAAAACAGTATGGCCCAAAG GTTGATATCTGGTCGTTGGGTATAATGGCTATTGAAATGATAGAAGGGGAACCGCCGTATTTAAACGAGAATCCCTTAAGAGCGCTATATTTAATCGCAACAAACGGAAAGCCTGAAATTAAAGAAAAGGATAAATTATCAGGAATTTTTCAAGATTTCCTAGATCAATGTTTAGAAGTTGAAGTGGAAAAACGATCTGCGGCTTCGGAATTACTCAAG CATCCTTTTCTGAAACTAGCAAGGCCACTTGCTTCCTTAACGCCTTTGATAATGGCAGCAAAGGAGGCTGCTAAAGGTAATTAG